From one Candidatus Alcyoniella australis genomic stretch:
- a CDS encoding 4Fe-4S binding protein, whose translation MTRRAIQAICLALFVYAIYLTHYPFTEYFPVDAFLKLDPLGPLSAALVARAAVSGLGLALLMLLLTAIFGRIFCGWICPLGTLLDLSDRLIRGAKPRPVKVDQRWLWVKYVILAFLLGAAALGVNLGYLLDPIPLITRVFTYAVAPMVAGASNVGLDLLRPVFEKTGPYWLARTSIDVPRFGAGAALWFLVFIGIVAGGLIMPRLWCRVLCPAGALMGLFSRFSLIRRRVSDKCDQEGDCARRCPTMAIGKDRRTTRQAECIACQTCRDVCAKRGTDAVSFGVKSAAAPASPQPSEDRGVPRRSLIAGTGCGMAAGFLTALDPMGLERMRTAVRPPGALPEREFLRTCIRCGQCIKACVTNTLQPSGLADGLEGMFAPKHLMRLGGCDQSCNLCGQVCPTGAIRPLSMEQKRHAKIGTAAIDRGRCIVWEEDRACLICDEACPYDAIVFRADELGVRRPYVVEQRCNGCGLCEQVCPIGGRSAIRVSPHGEFRLAKGSYIELARERRMTFEPVGPTEDSFEYY comes from the coding sequence TTGACACGCCGGGCGATCCAGGCGATCTGCCTGGCGCTGTTCGTCTACGCGATTTACCTCACGCACTATCCGTTCACCGAGTACTTCCCGGTGGACGCATTTCTCAAGCTCGACCCGCTGGGCCCGCTAAGCGCTGCCCTGGTTGCGCGCGCCGCGGTCTCCGGCCTGGGCCTGGCCCTGCTGATGCTGCTGCTCACCGCGATTTTCGGCCGTATCTTCTGCGGCTGGATCTGCCCGCTGGGTACGTTGCTCGATCTGAGCGACCGACTGATCCGCGGGGCCAAGCCGCGTCCGGTCAAGGTCGACCAGCGCTGGCTGTGGGTCAAATACGTGATCCTGGCCTTCCTGCTCGGGGCCGCGGCCCTGGGGGTCAACCTGGGCTATCTGCTCGACCCGATCCCGCTGATCACGCGCGTGTTCACCTATGCGGTGGCGCCGATGGTCGCCGGCGCGAGCAACGTGGGGCTTGATCTGCTGCGGCCGGTGTTCGAAAAAACCGGCCCCTACTGGCTGGCGCGCACCAGCATCGACGTGCCGCGCTTCGGCGCCGGGGCCGCGCTGTGGTTCTTGGTATTCATCGGAATCGTGGCCGGCGGACTGATCATGCCGCGGCTGTGGTGCCGCGTGCTGTGCCCGGCCGGCGCGCTGATGGGGCTGTTCTCGCGCTTTTCGCTGATCCGCCGCCGGGTGAGCGACAAGTGCGACCAAGAGGGCGACTGCGCGCGGCGCTGTCCGACCATGGCAATCGGCAAGGATCGCCGCACCACGCGCCAGGCCGAGTGCATCGCCTGCCAGACCTGCCGCGACGTCTGCGCCAAACGCGGAACCGACGCGGTGTCGTTCGGCGTAAAAAGCGCCGCTGCTCCGGCCTCGCCCCAGCCCTCCGAGGATCGCGGCGTGCCGCGGCGCTCGCTGATCGCCGGGACCGGCTGCGGCATGGCGGCGGGATTTCTCACCGCCCTGGACCCGATGGGCCTCGAACGCATGCGCACGGCCGTACGGCCGCCCGGCGCATTGCCCGAGCGCGAGTTCCTGCGCACCTGCATCCGCTGCGGACAGTGCATCAAGGCCTGCGTGACCAACACCTTGCAACCCTCGGGCCTGGCCGACGGCCTGGAGGGGATGTTCGCGCCCAAACATCTGATGCGCCTGGGAGGCTGCGACCAGAGCTGCAACCTCTGCGGCCAGGTCTGCCCCACCGGTGCGATCCGGCCGCTGTCGATGGAGCAAAAGCGCCACGCCAAGATCGGCACCGCGGCCATTGACCGCGGCCGCTGCATCGTCTGGGAAGAGGACCGCGCCTGCCTGATCTGCGACGAGGCCTGCCCCTACGACGCCATCGTGTTTCGCGCCGACGAGCTGGGCGTGCGCCGACCCTACGTGGTGGAGCAGCGCTGCAACGGTTGCGGCCTGTGCGAACAAGTCTGCCCCATCGGCGGCCGATCCGCGATCCGCGTCAGCCCCCACGGCGAGTTCCGCCTGGCCAAGGGCTCCTACATCGAGCTGGCCCGCGAACGGCGGATGACCTTCGAGCCGGTAGGCCCCACCGAGGACTCGTTCGAGTACTACTGA
- a CDS encoding DUF362 domain-containing protein, whose translation MTLTRREALAGALAATAALGLSPNAALAAGPLLAKVKGNPEAATRKAVELVGGMSKFCGRGSKVVIKPNMGFAVGPAVGATTNPQVVRVLAQMALEAGAKRVLVIDNPVHQTRACLEQNQIREACADLPDTTVLTMDDKRFFVDQQVPGGQTLRKTAVFKDIVESDLLINVPTAKSHGSTTVSMSLKNLMGAIYNRRVFHAVHNLHQAIADLSSLVRPGLIVLDASRCLTDKGPGGPGTLVKARTIIAGSDPVAVDSLGVTLAPWYGKRLEPSQIKHIVRAAQLGLGEINSDRWQVRSAEV comes from the coding sequence TTGACCCTCACACGACGAGAAGCACTTGCCGGAGCGTTGGCCGCCACGGCCGCGCTGGGTCTCTCGCCGAACGCGGCACTGGCCGCGGGCCCGCTGTTGGCCAAGGTCAAGGGGAATCCGGAGGCTGCCACGCGCAAAGCCGTGGAGTTGGTCGGCGGAATGTCCAAGTTCTGCGGCCGCGGCAGCAAGGTAGTAATTAAACCCAATATGGGATTTGCCGTGGGTCCGGCAGTGGGAGCGACAACCAACCCGCAGGTGGTGCGCGTCCTGGCCCAAATGGCCCTCGAGGCCGGAGCCAAGCGGGTGCTGGTGATCGACAACCCGGTGCACCAGACCCGGGCCTGCCTGGAACAGAACCAGATCCGGGAAGCCTGCGCCGATCTGCCCGACACCACGGTACTGACCATGGACGATAAGCGCTTTTTCGTCGACCAGCAGGTGCCCGGCGGCCAAACGCTACGTAAGACCGCCGTGTTCAAGGACATCGTCGAATCCGACCTGCTGATCAACGTGCCCACTGCCAAGAGCCACGGCTCGACCACGGTCAGCATGAGCCTGAAGAATTTGATGGGCGCGATTTACAACCGTCGCGTGTTCCATGCGGTGCACAACCTGCACCAGGCGATCGCCGACCTCTCGAGCCTGGTTCGACCCGGCCTGATCGTGCTCGACGCCAGCCGCTGCCTGACCGACAAGGGGCCCGGCGGCCCGGGCACGCTGGTCAAGGCCAGAACGATCATCGCCGGCAGCGACCCGGTGGCCGTCGACTCGCTGGGAGTCACGCTGGCCCCGTGGTACGGCAAGCGGCTCGAGCCGTCGCAGATCAAGCACATCGTCCGCGCCGCGCAGCTTGGGCTGGGCGAGATCAACAGCGACCGCTGGCAGGTACGGAGCGCGGAAGTTTGA